Part of the Neorhodopirellula lusitana genome is shown below.
GACTCCATCTGCCAGATCATCCCGGCCCAGCCGCGGAGCCCCATCAGGGTTCGTGAGATGGCTTCTTCCACGTCGTCATCTTGGACGCCTAATGCATGCAACGATTCAGCTATCGAGGCCATCGGGTCAAATTCGCCATTGGTGATTCTGGCGAGGTCTTGCCGGATGCCAGCCAACCAACTGGGCTTCACTGTCATCGATCCACCAAACAAGCTGGCAAAGGCTTTGGCGAAACCTTGTTCGCGGTCGGGCAATGCCCAGTCGGCGAATCCTTGGTCTAGATAGCTGCCGCAAAAACGAATCAGAACATGATTCACTTTCAGGTGGATGTCTTCTCCCGTGGCGGCGAGTAACTGGTCGCGAATGTTCACCCCATGTGGTTCAGTAGGGGTGTTCAAATTCGCGATTTCAACACCATGGCGACATACCGCCCATAGCAGTTCCAGTGTGAATGATTCCCAGTTCGCGTCCGACCATTTTTCCATGCGTCGCGGCTTCACTGCGTCAGTCAACTGCTGCACGACTTCAGGGAGCGCCGACGCAGCGGGTGCACTGGATGAATCTTTGCCTGTCGCCTGATCGTTGGGGTTACAGCGATGACGCAGCACCCAGCTTCGCGTCTGACCGATCATGGTTTCGCGTCGTTGAGTGGACAGTTCGCTACGGAACCGTTTCAAAACATCGGACTCCGCCAGCAGCCACTGGAGCTCTGCATCGGGAACTTGGTGAATGGTCATCTGCAGCATCGCCAACCGCAGCGTGTAGCGAGTCCCGAACGTGGCAACCAGCTTGTCAGCGTCGTCGCCCAAGTCGTTCATGAGGACCTCGCGAAGGTCTTCGATCGAAATACGACCGCGATGCAGTTCCTCCAGATAGCGATTTTCACTGAGGTAAGCTTCGCACTGGTATTTGCGGCCGCCTTCGAGAACGGCTTCATCGAATGGCAGGTCTTCGAATGCGTGAAGGGTGTTGTGGTGAACGAAAATCGAGATGGGGCCTTGAGCTGGCAAGTAGTGCTTCGCGTGCTCAATGGCGTGTTCGATGGAGTTTCGTCGCTCGTTCGTCAGCGGGTGGTTGCGACCGAGGGCCATTGCTGAGCCAGGATTCGATGGCTCGGGGGTCGACTGTTTGGCATTCGAGTCGATATCGGCGGACGCATGTGGCATCGAGGAAGCTCCGGGGAAGTTCAAATTCAACGTGTGTCGAGTGCGACCCGGTTGGCGCGCCGAATAGACACAAAGCGCCAGCTGAACTCTCCAATGCTTGTTAAGCAGTGGAAGCTTGCAGGGTTGTGGGATTGGGCGGCGATACGGAAGCAAATCGCGAAGCCCTGAGCTAAGTTCAGGACCGCGGTGCAGTCGACCTCTGCACACTCGGCTGGTTACTTAGCACGGGCTGTGCCAAGTTGTCCGACAATACGGCCAGTATCCCTGTTTGATCGCCTGGACCAAGCACTGCGCGTCCCTACGGCTCGGCAAATTGCTGAAAGATTTTGCAGCGATGGAGATCACGGCAAACTGCCCGGATTCTCAGAAATAGGCAGCCTTGCCTGTAATCCGTGCAAGGAATTGCAGCTCATGCAAGCACTTGCATGAAATGGCTGGTGTTGCGAACCTACGCCATTGTCGCTTGATTTCGCCACCGATTATCTGGGCGGGCTACCCCGCATCGACTAATCTAGCGACCGTCATTTTCACCTTCTTCAACGCCTTCTCTCCGTCGAGAACCTTCATGCTTCGCAAAATCGCCCTGATCACTCCGTTGATTTTCCACGCCACGCCCGGTTTTGCTCATGAAGGTCACTCGCACGCCACGACCACCGCAAGTAATCCGGTTTGGCATTACCTGACCGAACCGGATCACATCGTGCCTGTCGTGTTGGCGTCCGCTGTAGTGCTGGCAGGTGTTTTTTGGGCCATGAAAGTCAGCGGTGCCCGAAATTCCAGCCTGAACCGATAGACGAGATTTCAGAATAAGGATCTGGTGATACTTTAAAATCGGTGTGGCGAGTTCCGTTAGGCAGGTTCGGTCGGCTGTGCTTGAGTTGGAAGCACTTGGCATATGAGACCTGACCACCGACCAGTCGACAATGAGCTCGATCGGGCGACTATGAGCTCGTTCGTCCTCGCCAAGCGGTTTGTTTCCCTCGCAACTGGTTCCAAACTGCCCACCACTGCAATACCAGGAACAATAGCACGGCGACCGGATGCAAAGCCGCGCCGAGCCAGCTTTGCCGGAACGCAATCGCGGCAACGATCCGCGGAAGGTAGCCGACCGCGATCGCGATCCCGCTCGTAACGATCGCGAATCCAATCCAGAAACTGCTTGTACTGTCGTTCCCAACGCTGGATGTAAGAGTCAGTGTGGCAGCAATCAAAGTCACCCATGGCAGCAAGTGAGCACCGCCCAGTAGGAACGTGAACGGTAACAGCAGTCGTTTGTTCGCGATGCCTTCGTTCGCGTTCTTCAACAAACCCGCGACGACCTCGCTTGCGTTGTGGTACATCCGGCAGGTCGCCAATTCGGTCCCGTCGATGCAATCGGTCATCAATCCGTGCTGGCGATACGCCTTGGGCAATTGCAGTCCATCGTGCCGGCTGCTGCGGATCGCTTGGTGAGTTCCGGCGCGTTGATAGGAATCGCGATCCGTCAAAAAAAGCTGGCCGCAACCAGACGCGTAGGCTGGATGGGTGCTCGACCGCATTCGTGAAAATGGCAAATAGCACAACAGGATGAAGTGCATCATCGGGATCAGCATTTTCTCTAACAGCGTGCCTGTTTCTTGGCGAGGAAAAGCACTCAACAGTGAAGCATGGATCGTCTTTCCATCGACCTGGTCGTAAGTCATCTGTTTGCGTTGGACGAGTTGCGAAATCGCATCTTGGCTCAAGCGAACGTCGGCATCCAAGAACAGGAAATGATCGTACTTGGCCTCTTGCGCCAATCGATAGCAGGCGTGTTGTTTGCCATTCCACCCATCGGGCAACTCGACTCCCTCGATCAATCGAACTCGAGTGTCTTGTTGGCTGAGTCGACGAACGATGTCACCCGTTTCATCGGTCGAACCGTCGTCCAGGACAACCACTTCCAATTCAGTACCGCGACTTGCCAACACTGACTCGACGGCTCGATGGATCCCTTCGGCTTCGTTGCGTGCGGGGATCAACACCGATACCGAGGGAGTGTCGATAGCTTTCGTTTCGCCTGAGGATTCCTGTCGGTATCGAAAGAGCGATAAGTTTGACAGGAACATGCCTGCTCCCAGAGCGGACAAAGCCAGCGCGGTCAACGGCAGGAATGCGTACATCACGACGTCCATTGAATCGTTCAACCGTCTTCCTTTTCCGCAAACTGATTGCCATGGGCAGCCTGGAACGGCTGGCCGGTGATCCAAGACTTGCAGCGTCGCGACCAGTCATAGACTCCGCTGGCACCTTGCTTGCCTTGCAACAGGTTTTCAAAAGGCTCTGCCGATCTGGCCTTTACCAGTTCGGCAAGCGCGGCCTGAGTACCACGCAATCGTTGGCTAAGTTCGTCGGCCCACTGGTGTTTGGTTTGTGGGGTGTGCTCGGCCAGCGACACGACTTCGCCGAAACGAATGAGGCACTCCGGTAGGCGTTCTTCCCAGAAAACGTACTCGAGCGACATCGGTAAAACGAAACCGGTTTTCATCTTTGAGCAAACATGGGGCAGCCCGGGCATCAGTTCCGCGGTGTTGTCGCGAACATCCGCAAACCGACCCTCGGGTGTCAGCCACAGTGCGCTATTGGGGCGTTCAAATATCGTCTTGGTCGTTTTTAAAAACGATGCGGCTCCGCGTGTCGAGTTCATCTCCACGCCAAAGAAGCCAAGCTTCTTGAAAACCTTGTATTGTTCCAACGCGGTCGCATCGATCGGCGCATAGAGTTGACGTGGTGCCAGGATTCGGTGATTGATGAAATGTGCCATCAACGGGTCCCACCATGATGGATGATTGCAATAAACAATCATGGGAACATCGGGATCCTTTTGGCATCGCTGGAGACTTTGCAGCGAAGACCGATCAATCGCGATCGCGTGAAAATGCCGCTTCAAATAGGATTCCAAAAAACGCAGGAACCCGTTTTGAAACCAAGCAGCCGGCTTCGCTACCGTCGTTTCGGCAGATGGTCGTGTCACGCAGTGGATCCAGCAGTCGCGAGCTTACCGCCGCGTGCGTCTTGATCCAGCACATCCGCTGCAATCCAGCCGCTCATCAAGACCATCGGCATCCCGGGGCCAGGGTGCGCCGCACCGCCGGCCAAGTACAGACCTCGGACGTCTTTGCGTCGGTTGCCTGGCTTGAACGCACCGGTGAACTTTCCATGACTGGCCAACCCATAGATCGCCCCATTCAAAACACGATAGCGGTTGTGAATGCCCTCGGGCGTTAGCGAGTCTTCGGTCACAATGGCGTCGCGGATGCCATCCATCCCGGCGGTTCGTTCCAGCTTGTCTAGGATCACGTTGCGGTAATCGGGAAGCATCGCTTTCCAGTCGTGCCCCGATCGCAGGTACGGCGTGTGCACTAAAATGTACAACGCCTCACCACCGGCCGGAGCGACTTCAGGTTCGCTGATTGTGGGGGCACACACGTAGGCGGTTGGGTCGGGTGCGGGTTGACCCTTCTTGTAGATGTAGTCGAATTCTTCTTCGGGATCTTGCGAGAAGATGAAGTTGTGATGCAGTAGTTGTTCGTATCGCCGGTTGAGCCCGAGATACAAGACTACGCCGCTGCATGCTGCTTCGTGATGATTTTTCTTCTCGAAGTTTGCCGAGGCATCTGTGCCCTCAAGCAGCTCGCGATAGGTGCGGACGGCGTCGCAGTTACTGACAACGGCATCACAGGCAATCGTCTCACCGCCCGCGGTTGTCACACCCGAAACGGCACCACCACTGGTTTCAATGCGAAGAATGTCGGTCCCGGTGCGGATGTCGACGCCCAGTTCACCGGCTAAGCGTGACAGTGCTTCCGGGACAGCTCGTGTGCCGCCCAGCGGGTACCAAATGCCTTCTTCGGTTTGCATGTGGGCAATCCCACATAAGACCGCCGGTGATGCGTAGGGGGACGAACCGACGTACTGGGTGAAGTGGTCCATCATCTGCGAAACGCGAGGCTCGGGCACATGAGAACGCACTACTGAGGCGACGCTTCGCCCCATGCGTAATGACATCACGTCTTTCAGAACGGCTGCCGAAAATGCCCCCCCCACTTCCATCGTGTCGGCCAAGCCACCAATCGAACGCCAAAAGAAAAAGCGATCGGAAACCCCGTGCAGTTGCTTACTGACTTCGATGAATTTTTCATAACCCGCCGAAGCCGCTTCCCCGCCCGTGAACTCGCGCAGATGCTGCTTCATGGCGTCCATGTCCGCCACCAAATCAAGCACGGTGTTGTCGGGCGTTCCGCTTTCAGGGTTGCCTTCAAAGAAACATCGCCACTGCGGATCCAGCGGAAGCAGGGTCAGGTAGTCGTCCATGTCGCGGTCCGCTTCAGCGAACACTCGCCGCAACACGCTGGGCAACGTCAGGATCGTGGGCCCCATGTCAAAGCGATAGCCTTCGGTCGAAAGAACTGCCGCTTTACCGCCGACCCAGTCGTTTTTGTCGCACAGCGTCACTTGGTGACCGCGGGCGGCCAAGACACATGCCGACGAAAGTCCGGCTAAGCCACCACCCACGACAACGACGTGCTTCGCCGAAGGTGATTCTGAACGAGTCGTGTTGGAATGGGATTCAGTTGCAGTCATGACAAATCGTTTATCTAAGCAAAAAGGTGGGGCGTGGCACGTCGCTGAAACGATCGGCAGGTCATCAAGCCGTCCGCTACTACTTTATGGGCTTCCCCGTCACTGCGGCAGTAGTCAGGCGACGGATCGCGGCAAGTCGATTTCGGAGTCCGCGGGTGTGTTTCCATTGCAGGGTTCCCGTCAGCAGGTCCGCGTCGGTATCTTTCCGTGGCGACAAGTGAGGTGCGATGCGGCCTGACCGCGTTGCGATCACTCGAATCGCCGTCATGGCCAGTAGACCCTCGGGGCCGCGGGTCACGCCAAAGCCGCTTTCACCGCGGCCGCCGAATGGCAAACGGGGATCTGCCGTCGGCGCGATCAGGTCATTGACGGTCACGCTGCCCACCTGAAGTTGCCTGGCAAGCGTGTCGGCTGCCTGCGGAGGCCCAAACACCGAGGCGGCAAGGCGATACGGGGAACGATTGATGATCGAGATCGCAGTCTGAATTTCGGATAGCGGCATCAGCGAGATCACCG
Proteins encoded:
- a CDS encoding glycosyltransferase family 2 protein gives rise to the protein MYAFLPLTALALSALGAGMFLSNLSLFRYRQESSGETKAIDTPSVSVLIPARNEAEGIHRAVESVLASRGTELEVVVLDDGSTDETGDIVRRLSQQDTRVRLIEGVELPDGWNGKQHACYRLAQEAKYDHFLFLDADVRLSQDAISQLVQRKQMTYDQVDGKTIHASLLSAFPRQETGTLLEKMLIPMMHFILLCYLPFSRMRSSTHPAYASGCGQLFLTDRDSYQRAGTHQAIRSSRHDGLQLPKAYRQHGLMTDCIDGTELATCRMYHNASEVVAGLLKNANEGIANKRLLLPFTFLLGGAHLLPWVTLIAATLTLTSSVGNDSTSSFWIGFAIVTSGIAIAVGYLPRIVAAIAFRQSWLGAALHPVAVLLFLVLQWWAVWNQLRGKQTAWRGRTSS
- a CDS encoding lysophospholipid acyltransferase family protein: MTRPSAETTVAKPAAWFQNGFLRFLESYLKRHFHAIAIDRSSLQSLQRCQKDPDVPMIVYCNHPSWWDPLMAHFINHRILAPRQLYAPIDATALEQYKVFKKLGFFGVEMNSTRGAASFLKTTKTIFERPNSALWLTPEGRFADVRDNTAELMPGLPHVCSKMKTGFVLPMSLEYVFWEERLPECLIRFGEVVSLAEHTPQTKHQWADELSQRLRGTQAALAELVKARSAEPFENLLQGKQGASGVYDWSRRCKSWITGQPFQAAHGNQFAEKEDG
- a CDS encoding phytoene desaturase family protein; this encodes MTATESHSNTTRSESPSAKHVVVVGGGLAGLSSACVLAARGHQVTLCDKNDWVGGKAAVLSTEGYRFDMGPTILTLPSVLRRVFAEADRDMDDYLTLLPLDPQWRCFFEGNPESGTPDNTVLDLVADMDAMKQHLREFTGGEAASAGYEKFIEVSKQLHGVSDRFFFWRSIGGLADTMEVGGAFSAAVLKDVMSLRMGRSVASVVRSHVPEPRVSQMMDHFTQYVGSSPYASPAVLCGIAHMQTEEGIWYPLGGTRAVPEALSRLAGELGVDIRTGTDILRIETSGGAVSGVTTAGGETIACDAVVSNCDAVRTYRELLEGTDASANFEKKNHHEAACSGVVLYLGLNRRYEQLLHHNFIFSQDPEEEFDYIYKKGQPAPDPTAYVCAPTISEPEVAPAGGEALYILVHTPYLRSGHDWKAMLPDYRNVILDKLERTAGMDGIRDAIVTEDSLTPEGIHNRYRVLNGAIYGLASHGKFTGAFKPGNRRKDVRGLYLAGGAAHPGPGMPMVLMSGWIAADVLDQDARGGKLATAGSTA